From Nitrospirota bacterium, a single genomic window includes:
- a CDS encoding HD-GYP domain-containing protein, protein MEKAGFREGIFRTINTTRDIRKAAFIAYDAAPHAVVESVLSVLYCEHVVLSAYEDIIAFYMAARPDVLFIGPADASRREEQFLLCQGLREFGYEGIIILVTDDPMACGGTPAITSEGFDSYVLSSDSPSRILDTVEWAIINRRRRNKFTIQFDGNPDSFYTVDAAGRVYDLNRGATEGTPYSPKDVVCRGIGVMELGTLSFFPSRVQPRIRPEYVGMSFDDTVEEGECICQVRTTVHNVSTIGLVATVAKTDITRAVYHRTLDILVNSVTLLSHRDNYTAAHSARVFHYASSIAEAMGVARNRRFMRSLSFAALLHDIGKIGIKDNILLKKGKLTPGEYAELSTHPVKGFRMLRSYSLLGDAGELVRSHHERPDGSGYPDKLVGNKIPLGASIIAVADGFDAMTTTRPYRKSLSYDAALREMRQNLGSQYNAEACTAFLSLITFGLMRAVRRKSRLPLSDIAHTLLKTIL, encoded by the coding sequence ATGGAGAAAGCAGGCTTCAGAGAGGGCATTTTCCGGACCATCAACACCACCCGGGACATCCGGAAAGCGGCCTTCATCGCGTACGACGCGGCGCCCCACGCGGTGGTGGAGTCCGTCCTTTCGGTCCTGTACTGCGAACATGTCGTATTGAGCGCCTACGAGGACATTATCGCCTTTTACATGGCGGCCCGCCCCGACGTGCTTTTCATCGGTCCCGCCGACGCCTCTCGCCGGGAGGAACAGTTCCTCCTGTGCCAGGGACTGAGGGAATTCGGCTACGAGGGCATCATCATACTGGTGACCGACGACCCCATGGCCTGCGGGGGCACTCCCGCCATTACCAGCGAGGGATTCGACAGCTACGTTCTGAGCTCCGACAGCCCGAGCCGTATCCTGGATACCGTGGAGTGGGCGATTATCAACCGGAGGAGGCGGAACAAGTTCACCATACAGTTCGACGGCAATCCGGACTCCTTCTACACCGTCGATGCGGCCGGAAGAGTGTACGACCTGAACCGCGGGGCCACCGAGGGGACCCCGTACAGCCCCAAGGACGTCGTTTGCCGTGGCATCGGCGTCATGGAGCTCGGAACGCTCAGCTTCTTTCCCTCGAGGGTGCAGCCCCGCATCCGGCCGGAGTACGTGGGCATGAGCTTCGATGACACCGTCGAGGAGGGGGAGTGCATCTGCCAGGTGCGCACCACGGTTCATAACGTCTCCACCATTGGGCTTGTGGCCACCGTCGCCAAGACCGACATCACCCGTGCGGTCTACCACAGGACGCTGGACATCCTCGTCAACTCCGTCACCCTCCTTTCCCACCGCGACAACTACACGGCAGCGCACTCGGCCAGGGTCTTCCACTACGCCTCCTCCATAGCCGAAGCCATGGGCGTTGCCAGGAACCGGAGGTTCATGCGCTCCCTTTCCTTTGCGGCTCTTCTGCACGACATCGGTAAGATAGGCATCAAGGACAACATCCTCCTGAAAAAGGGCAAGCTCACCCCCGGCGAGTACGCCGAGCTGAGCACCCATCCGGTCAAGGGCTTCCGGATGCTCCGCTCCTACAGCCTGCTCGGGGATGCCGGCGAGCTGGTCCGCTCGCACCATGAGCGGCCCGACGGCTCCGGCTATCCCGACAAACTTGTGGGCAACAAGATCCCCCTCGGAGCGAGCATCATCGCCGTGGCGGACGGTTTTGACGCCATGACCACCACCCGCCCGTACAGAAAGAGCCTTTCCTACGACGCGGCCCTCCGGGAGATGAGGCAGAACCTGGGCAGCCAGTACAACGCCGAGGCCTGCACGGCGTTCCTCTCCCTTATCACGTTCGGGTTGATGAGAGCCGTGCGGAGGAAATCCCGTCTTCCTCTGAGCGACATCGCCCACACCCTGCTGAAGACAATCCTCTGA
- a CDS encoding acetate/propionate family kinase, protein MAEVVLCMNAGSSSLKFSLYRMGPDTEELLGNGSIEHIGLEGGRVSMKAGGKTVSRQQDFVDFTSAVQAAFRLLEEAGLPRPEAVGHRVVHGGAGLIRPAKVDEKLLAELGELSPFAPLHLPQEIEGMEAVKSRFPELPQVACFDTAFHRSMPELAQRYPLPRRLWDEGLRRYGFHGISYEYIMGVLGESPPSRVIIAHLGNGASMAAVKDGRPVDTTMGFSPTGGLMMGTRTGDIDPGVVLYLLGEKGYGYQELEHTVNREAGLLGVSGISRNMKVLLEKRRHEPAAAQAVEMFCYYLKKHIGALAAALEGLDLLVFTAGIGEKAAPVREIVCRGLRHLGIRLDPESNNRHADTITTPESPCAVRVIPTNEDLVIARRTYAMLG, encoded by the coding sequence ATGGCCGAAGTAGTGCTCTGCATGAACGCCGGCTCTTCGTCGCTGAAGTTCTCCCTGTACCGGATGGGGCCGGATACGGAAGAGCTCCTTGGCAACGGGAGCATAGAGCATATCGGCCTTGAGGGGGGCCGGGTGAGCATGAAGGCCGGCGGGAAGACGGTCTCCAGGCAGCAGGACTTCGTGGATTTCACCTCCGCCGTGCAAGCGGCATTCCGGCTGCTTGAGGAGGCCGGTCTTCCGCGTCCGGAAGCCGTGGGCCACCGTGTGGTTCACGGCGGGGCCGGGCTGATACGCCCCGCCAAGGTGGACGAGAAGCTTCTGGCCGAGCTCGGGGAACTTTCCCCTTTTGCACCGCTTCACCTTCCGCAGGAAATAGAAGGCATGGAAGCCGTGAAATCACGGTTCCCCGAGCTTCCGCAGGTGGCCTGCTTCGACACGGCTTTCCACCGCTCGATGCCGGAGCTTGCGCAGCGTTACCCCCTGCCCCGCCGCCTCTGGGACGAAGGGCTGAGGCGGTATGGATTTCACGGCATCTCCTACGAGTACATCATGGGGGTGCTGGGCGAGAGCCCGCCCTCACGGGTGATAATCGCCCACCTGGGCAACGGCGCCAGCATGGCAGCCGTGAAAGACGGCAGGCCAGTGGATACGACGATGGGTTTTTCCCCGACGGGCGGCCTCATGATGGGCACGCGCACGGGCGACATTGACCCGGGCGTGGTCCTTTACCTGCTTGGCGAAAAAGGGTACGGCTACCAGGAGCTTGAGCACACCGTGAACCGCGAGGCCGGCCTTCTGGGGGTCTCCGGCATAAGCAGGAACATGAAAGTCCTGCTCGAAAAAAGGCGGCACGAGCCCGCGGCGGCCCAGGCGGTGGAGATGTTCTGCTACTACCTGAAAAAGCACATCGGCGCTCTGGCGGCGGCCCTGGAGGGCCTTGACCTGCTTGTCTTTACGGCGGGCATCGGTGAAAAGGCCGCCCCGGTCCGCGAAATCGTGTGCCGGGGGCTCCGCCACCTGGGCATCAGGCTCGACCCGGAGTCAAACAACCGGCACGCCGACACCATAACGACCCCCGAAAGCCCCTGCGCCGTGCGCGTCATACCGACAAACGAAGACCTCGTCATCGCCCGCCGCACCTATGCAATGCTGGGATAA
- a CDS encoding histidine phosphatase family protein, translating into MRHGETAWSAGGKHTGRTDVPLTEKGKHQALALKEPLSEHAFALVLSSPLSRALDTCRLAGYGDSVQLDDNLREWDYGMYEGKSTADVRKGAPGWSIWEADVQGGENVEDVAARARAVIARAGKAGGDVALFAHAHVLRILAACWAGLPPRAGKHLSLSTASLAILGYEHEYRVIKLWNKTF; encoded by the coding sequence GTGCGCCATGGGGAGACCGCGTGGAGCGCGGGAGGCAAGCACACCGGGCGCACGGACGTGCCGCTGACCGAAAAAGGAAAGCATCAGGCCCTTGCCCTGAAAGAACCGCTTTCGGAGCATGCCTTCGCGCTTGTGCTGTCCAGTCCTCTTTCGAGGGCTTTGGATACGTGCCGCCTTGCGGGCTATGGCGATAGCGTGCAGTTGGATGACAACCTCCGTGAATGGGACTACGGGATGTACGAAGGGAAAAGCACGGCCGACGTCAGAAAAGGGGCGCCGGGCTGGAGCATCTGGGAGGCCGACGTGCAGGGCGGGGAAAACGTCGAGGATGTTGCGGCCAGGGCCAGGGCCGTCATCGCCCGGGCCGGGAAAGCCGGTGGCGACGTGGCCCTTTTCGCCCATGCCCACGTACTGCGGATACTCGCGGCGTGCTGGGCGGGGCTTCCCCCCCGCGCGGGCAAGCATCTTTCCCTCTCGACTGCCTCGCTTGCCATCCTGGGCTACGAACACGAATACCGCGTCATCAAACTCTGGAACAAAACGTTCTGA
- a CDS encoding nitroreductase family protein, producing MDVFEAIKSRRSVRRFAEKPVDEEKVEALLEAVRQSPSWANMQCWRFVVVREQAVKEQISQLSYVESFFAPLGYKTNPSQKGLAEAPVVVVACADPKQSGVIRGQEYYLTDLGIASQTLMLAAHGMGLGTVFVGVFDEEELKELLRIPPEFRAVGLFPLGYPREEKKAGPPRKEISELVFHESWKQ from the coding sequence ATGGACGTCTTTGAGGCCATCAAGAGCAGGCGGAGTGTGCGGAGGTTCGCGGAGAAACCTGTGGATGAGGAGAAGGTGGAGGCGCTCCTGGAGGCAGTGCGCCAGTCGCCCTCCTGGGCGAACATGCAGTGCTGGAGGTTCGTGGTGGTGCGGGAGCAGGCCGTCAAGGAGCAGATAAGCCAGCTCTCCTACGTGGAAAGCTTTTTTGCCCCTCTGGGCTATAAGACCAATCCCTCCCAAAAGGGTCTTGCCGAGGCCCCGGTTGTGGTGGTCGCCTGTGCCGACCCGAAGCAATCGGGCGTGATACGCGGCCAGGAATATTACCTTACGGACCTGGGCATCGCCTCCCAGACCCTTATGCTCGCCGCCCATGGCATGGGGCTGGGGACGGTTTTCGTGGGCGTGTTCGACGAGGAAGAGCTGAAGGAGCTTCTCCGCATACCGCCGGAGTTCCGCGCGGTGGGCCTCTTCCCCCTGGGGTATCCCAGGGAGGAGAAAAAGGCCGGTCCGCCCCGGAAGGAGATTTCAGAGCTCGTCTTTCACGAGTCCTGGAAGCAATAG
- a CDS encoding outer membrane lipoprotein carrier protein LolA — translation MRKALFPAAAVLVLFASVSPAWAGPLDDLKRLQRDIHTVKASFVQEKHTELYDRPIESRGTFYFKAGAGVRWEYEEMTVIYDGEYLYLYYKELEEAEKVRGVAGYAGPLSFDLDLLLKDYTVESTKKDGGILLVLTPRKKMPFTTMKLFFPADAAFPRTVTTVEETGDQTVITFSQVETNVSLPGDIFSFSPPPGVDVRERTVQ, via the coding sequence ATGAGGAAAGCCCTCTTTCCGGCGGCCGCGGTTCTGGTGCTTTTCGCCTCGGTCTCCCCGGCCTGGGCGGGGCCGCTCGATGACCTGAAGAGGCTCCAGCGGGACATTCACACGGTGAAGGCCTCCTTCGTCCAGGAAAAGCACACGGAGCTCTACGACAGGCCCATCGAGAGCCGGGGCACCTTCTATTTTAAGGCGGGGGCCGGCGTCCGCTGGGAGTACGAGGAAATGACGGTCATCTACGACGGCGAGTATCTCTACCTCTATTACAAGGAACTTGAGGAAGCCGAGAAGGTCCGGGGAGTGGCCGGGTACGCCGGCCCGTTGAGCTTCGACCTTGACCTCCTCCTGAAGGACTATACTGTAGAGAGCACGAAAAAGGACGGGGGCATCCTTCTCGTCCTTACCCCCCGAAAGAAAATGCCCTTCACGACCATGAAGCTGTTCTTTCCCGCGGATGCCGCGTTTCCGCGGACGGTTACCACTGTCGAGGAGACCGGAGACCAGACGGTCATAACCTTCTCTCAGGTGGAGACGAACGTATCCCTCCCGGGGGACATCTTCTCGTTCTCGCCTCCCCCCGGGGTGGACGTGCGCGAGCGCACCGTTCAGTAG